ACTCCCAGGCCAGCTGTATGTTACCAATCCAGGGTCATTTTTGCCATAAGCAATGTTGCCTTGTAACACTGGTGACATATTCCCCTTACCAGATTTCCAGAAGAACAAAATTAGAAAGTTAAAGGAAGGTCAAATGCATATGCAGAAGAGGAAAGAGTTTTGTTAACCCTTTATCCACAGTCAGGCATataaatactttataaacattaaCACATTAACCCTCCAATAATTTATGACATAGGTGCCATTATgattatcatcattttacagatgaggaaactgaggtacagagaaattaagtaatttctCCAACATTTACACACCTAGTAAATGTCGGAGCCTGATTCTCCAACACTTTGCCCTAAAACTATCTTTATGTTTGGTTTATCCTGGATAACATAAACGATATTACCAGGGCTCAGTATCTGCGTAAGAAAACCACCTCCTCTCCACATGCAAACACAggccttcttttaaaaaataattataaaataccaTCCGGTTCCAAAAGTCCCATGGAAATTCAGCACATAATGGAGTGAGACAAACTAGCGAGCACGTGTATATCAAAGCAGCATGAGGCTGAAGACCGTGTTTTGAGGGTGGGACAGACCTGGGTTTATGTGGTTATGATCTCATATGTTATGTAAGTTACATTTTTACATGCTAAGTTGTTACAAGTaacaacttctctgagcctcaatatcCTGATATGTAAAGATGATAGTAATAAAATCCCACTTCACAGGATTCTTGTGATTATTACATGAGTtcatttatgtaaagtgcttggcacagtgtCTTACACATACAAAAACTCCAATAAATGTTAACTCATCCTTATCAcacatcattcattcatcaaatatttattggtatTTGCCAGGTCCACTCCTAGATGGATTACACTCGAATAGCATCTTAATATGTCAAATTTTGCATCTTTACAGTCTGTCTCCGAGGCACAAAATTTAACAAGAAATGCTACCTTGCATCAGAAAGCTCGAAGCACTTCCATGATGCCAATGAAGACTGCATTTCCAAGGGAGGGACCCTGGTTATCCCCAGAAGCTCTGATGAAATCAATGCCCTCCGAGACTATGGTAAAAGGAGCCTGCCAGGTGTCAATGACTTTTGGTTGGGTATCAATGACATGGTCACAGAAGGCAAGTTTGTGGATGTCAATGGAATCACCATTTCCTTCCTCAACTGGGACAACGCACAGCCTAATGGTGGCAAGCGGGAAAACTGTGCCCTGCTCTCCCaatcagctcagggcaaatggaGTGACGAGGTCTGTGGTAGCAGCAAGAGGTACATATGTGAATTTACCATCCCTTAATAGACCCTTCTCAAATGCATCTTCCAAGCAAGATTGGTCATGATTTATAGGCTGACGATCCCCAAGAATAAGTTAAAATTGTCACACGGGAGACTGTGTCCTTAGGAATATAAGAGTCAGCCAATTTTGCTACCATATTTCATTGTCTTTGCCCTCCATCTGGTATGGAGGATCAGAAAATAATGATCCAGCCATGTGCACACTGCTCAAGCGGCTTCTGCAAAATGGACCATCAAATCCTTCTCTCTTGCTAGTCCCTCTGACTTGCATAGACCAGGTCTGTGTTAAAAATACGGTAGCTGGAAAGCAAGCTTAAGCTACCTGGAAGATTTTCTCTTGAAAGTTTGGTATATATTTGATTGATGAGAATTCTCTGAATCAGAGATTCTAGGTGCTATATAATCCAAAAACTTTCCATCTGAGACTCAATCTACCCCATGCTGGTCATAGTGTCTTGTTAGACCACTACCCTTTCTTTGAGCTGCTGCGTCTCCCGGTGGGACTTGTATCTTGTCGGCCACATCAGAACACAAATGTCTCAGAAATGTTCTAATTTAACTGTTTTCTTCAagaccccctccccccaccatacACACACCTTTTTTTGGAAATGCCCAGTTAAGATCTGAAAGGAAATGATAAGGCAGCATATTTGGTCAGTTTCCACTCCCAGCATTGCATTACAATTTCTGACTTGAATGGGTAACCCCAAGGCAGAGCAGAGCAGCAGActgtaagggaaaagaaaataggaaaaacaaaatgtctaCTTTTCCTTTGCTTTAGCATCCTTACCCTCCTTGATGAAATCGAGGCTGGACATTATATATGTTAGGTTCCTTTTTTTACATactttatatacttatatatatttcaACAATCATCATATATTTAAGCCTATTAGGGGCAATCTATCTTTGGAGCTTGAAAATTGGATTTAAGTAATACTATTTCGGAGTCACACGTCTAtgcaatattttattctttcaagtGCTATTCTCATTAAATAGTTTAATTAGATTGTATAAAATAACTTCATTGCTTAATATGAAACTACAGCTTAGGCTTGGGGGAATGGGCTTTTTAGAAGCCAACAATTCTAAGTACATTCTGTTCcttaagtaacttttttttttctttaaatgttgcaTGTGTTTTGTGAACAGTATCCCTCTATGCAAACTTTAACTACATGTGCTC
Above is a window of Diceros bicornis minor isolate mBicDic1 chromosome 32, mDicBic1.mat.cur, whole genome shotgun sequence DNA encoding:
- the CLEC3A gene encoding C-type lectin domain family 3 member A produces the protein MAKSGIVIYILVITLLLDQTSSHTSKFKARKHSKRRVKEKDGDLKTQVEKLWREVNALKEMQALQSVCLRGTKFNKKCYLASESSKHFHDANEDCISKGGTLVIPRSSDEINALRDYGKRSLPGVNDFWLGINDMVTEGKFVDVNGITISFLNWDNAQPNGGKRENCALLSQSAQGKWSDEVCGSSKRYICEFTIP